GGCGGCAATCACGGTAAACAGCAGCGCAATGCAGCCGAGCATCAGGTAGGCGGTTTTAAAGCCGTACGCCACATACATCATCCCCGCCGCATAGGACATACCGATGGCGGAAAACTGTTTGAAAAAGCAGAAGCCGAACAGGTAGATCGACGCGGACAGCTTCACGTCAAACTGGGTGGTGATGTATTTGAAAATGCCCACCAGCAGGAACGGCACTTCAAACATATGCAGCGTCTTGAGCACGATCACCGCCGTCACCGAATCGGCAAATGAAGAGCCGATAATGCGCAGCGACATGATTGCCCCGGCGATCAACAGCGCATTCTTGCCGCCGATACGGTTAATGATCAGCGGTGCAAAAAACATAATGAAGGCATTGAGGAATTCGCCCAGCGTGGTGACATAGCCAAATGCCTGCGTACCACTGTGGCGGTCGCGGAAGAAAGAGGTGAAGAAGTTGGCGAACTGCTGATCGAACACGTCATACACACAGGCGACGCCGACGATATACATCACCAGGAACCAGAACTTGCGCATCCGCAGCAGCCGCAACGCCGAACGCAGGCTGACCGGGTTCTTGTTCAGCGCCAACCCTTCCGCCACCGCGACCGTGCCGCTTTTTTCCGGCCGAAACAGGCACAGCAGCAGCGCCAGAATCAGCGTGCAGCCGGAAGCCAGCCACAGCGAAAACTGATTATTAATGGTGAAGGTGTAGCCGACGATTGAGGCGCAAATCGCCCAGCCGATACAGCCGAACAGCCGCACCCGCCCGTATTCAAACTGGCTGCGCCGGCTGACCTTTTCCACATAGGCTTCGATCGCCGGCGAGCCGCCGCTGGCCACCAGCCCCAGATAGAGGCCGCACAGCAGCGCGCCGACGATAAAATGGCTCTGCAGCAGCGGCGAGATCACGTAGATAAACAGCGGCGCCAAAAACATCAGCAGTACGATGATCAACCACAACAGATGTTTCTTCAGGCCGAAGCGGTCG
The nucleotide sequence above comes from Serratia rhizosphaerae. Encoded proteins:
- a CDS encoding MFS transporter codes for the protein MFYLKNKNFWIFSGFCFFYFFILGSILPFFPLWLHDVNQLDQRQTGIVFSFMAFFALVCQPVFGFITDRFGLKKHLLWLIIVLLMFLAPLFIYVISPLLQSHFIVGALLCGLYLGLVASGGSPAIEAYVEKVSRRSQFEYGRVRLFGCIGWAICASIVGYTFTINNQFSLWLASGCTLILALLLCLFRPEKSGTVAVAEGLALNKNPVSLRSALRLLRMRKFWFLVMYIVGVACVYDVFDQQFANFFTSFFRDRHSGTQAFGYVTTLGEFLNAFIMFFAPLIINRIGGKNALLIAGAIMSLRIIGSSFADSVTAVIVLKTLHMFEVPFLLVGIFKYITTQFDVKLSASIYLFGFCFFKQFSAIGMSYAAGMMYVAYGFKTAYLMLGCIALLFTVIAAFTLSGSPLTARAGKPLVAPSQTA